A single genomic interval of Candidatus Bipolaricaulis anaerobius harbors:
- the topA gene encoding type I DNA topoisomerase — protein sequence MPKDVVIVESPTKARTLASFLGNEFVVLSSKGHVRDLPEDELGVELNDDFTPKWVVRDRKLLAELRKKTEDASRVYLATDPDREGEAIAYDLMELLGDGGRYVRVLLHEITPQAVREALLHPGPIDLAKVEAQRARRILDRLVGYQISPLLSRVLAGRRFEGLSAGRVQSVALRFICDRELEIQSFVPEPYWEVAALFPSEPPFAARLDGRLTAPDEVAALTQDLARARFMVEAVEEEEVLRRPSPPFITSTLQQAASSELGFSPKRTMQIAQSLYEGVAIGGEMVGLITYMRTDSVRVADSAIAAARAFVKSEFGAKALSPKPRHFRNKRRAQDAHEAIRPTQVTRTPDEVAPHLAPDQRKLYDLIWRRFVASQMADGIWVRRKVTIRAGDRTFRASSSRMISPGFTSVLPVAPLEDEEASLPDGLTPGLELPRPEIEVEERTTEPPKRFTEAGIVRKLEQEGIGRPSTYAQIVSVIQDRGYVVREGSSLRPTLLGHLVTDLLRLYFPETVEEAFTARMESDLDRIQEGDLGRGELLRSFYRWFSPRLHTVEEALSKGGKPFRALSDVACPSCGAPMEVRVWRGNLYLGCSRYPECRTTKALPPNVPFRYTSDRVELAAGLSAAESAPATPCPKCGTPMVVRHGRYGRYLSCPSCRTTSPVPTGVTCPRCGEGELVERFGKRYGTFYACSRYPDCRFLVAGRPIGACPTCGGGVIYEDPRRGVRCSNALCPTHEDSAPAATRPKQGPAKKRKS from the coding sequence ATGCCCAAGGATGTTGTGATCGTCGAGTCACCGACGAAGGCCCGCACCCTCGCCTCCTTCCTCGGCAATGAATTCGTCGTCCTCTCCTCCAAGGGACACGTCCGCGATCTCCCCGAGGATGAGCTCGGCGTTGAACTGAACGACGACTTCACCCCAAAGTGGGTCGTGCGGGACCGCAAGCTCCTTGCCGAGCTGCGCAAGAAGACCGAGGATGCGTCCCGGGTCTACCTCGCCACCGACCCCGATCGGGAAGGCGAGGCGATCGCCTACGACCTGATGGAGCTCCTCGGCGATGGGGGCAGGTACGTGCGGGTCCTCCTGCACGAGATCACCCCCCAGGCGGTGCGGGAGGCCCTCCTTCACCCCGGGCCGATCGACCTCGCCAAGGTGGAGGCCCAACGAGCGCGCCGGATCTTGGACCGACTCGTTGGATACCAGATCAGCCCCTTGCTGTCGCGGGTGCTGGCGGGCCGGCGGTTCGAAGGCCTGTCGGCGGGCCGCGTGCAGTCCGTCGCCCTGCGGTTCATCTGCGATCGGGAGCTGGAGATCCAGAGCTTCGTCCCGGAACCGTACTGGGAAGTGGCTGCCCTGTTCCCATCAGAGCCCCCGTTCGCGGCGCGCCTCGACGGCCGGCTCACCGCCCCGGACGAAGTCGCGGCCCTGACCCAGGATCTCGCCCGGGCGCGGTTCATGGTGGAGGCGGTTGAGGAGGAGGAGGTCCTCCGTCGGCCATCGCCGCCGTTCATCACCTCCACCCTTCAGCAGGCGGCGTCGAGCGAGCTTGGGTTCTCCCCCAAACGCACGATGCAGATCGCCCAGAGCCTGTACGAGGGGGTGGCAATCGGTGGGGAGATGGTGGGCCTTATCACCTACATGCGCACGGATTCCGTGCGCGTGGCGGACTCGGCCATCGCCGCCGCGCGGGCGTTCGTGAAGTCGGAGTTCGGGGCCAAGGCGCTGTCCCCGAAGCCCCGCCACTTCCGGAACAAGAGGCGGGCCCAGGATGCCCATGAGGCGATCCGCCCCACCCAGGTCACCCGCACGCCGGACGAGGTGGCGCCCCACCTTGCCCCGGACCAGCGCAAGCTCTACGACCTCATCTGGCGACGGTTCGTCGCAAGCCAGATGGCAGACGGGATCTGGGTTCGCCGGAAGGTCACGATCCGTGCCGGCGACCGGACGTTTCGCGCCTCCTCGTCGCGGATGATCTCCCCGGGGTTCACCTCCGTGCTCCCTGTGGCCCCGCTCGAGGATGAGGAGGCCTCCCTCCCCGACGGGCTTACGCCCGGCCTGGAGCTCCCGCGCCCGGAGATCGAGGTCGAGGAGCGCACGACCGAGCCCCCGAAGCGGTTCACCGAGGCGGGGATCGTGCGCAAGCTCGAGCAGGAGGGGATCGGGCGCCCCAGCACCTACGCCCAGATCGTGTCCGTCATCCAGGACCGCGGGTACGTGGTGCGCGAAGGGAGCTCGCTTCGACCGACCCTCCTCGGGCACCTCGTGACCGATCTTCTGCGCCTGTACTTCCCGGAGACGGTGGAGGAAGCGTTCACCGCCCGGATGGAGTCCGATCTCGACCGAATCCAGGAAGGCGACCTCGGGCGGGGCGAGCTCCTCCGTTCGTTCTACCGCTGGTTTTCGCCCCGACTGCACACGGTGGAGGAGGCGCTCTCGAAGGGAGGAAAGCCGTTCCGCGCCCTGAGCGATGTGGCTTGTCCATCCTGCGGGGCGCCGATGGAGGTCCGCGTGTGGCGGGGGAACCTGTACCTCGGGTGCTCCCGGTACCCGGAGTGCCGGACCACGAAGGCCCTCCCCCCCAACGTCCCCTTCCGCTACACGTCGGATCGCGTTGAACTCGCGGCGGGCCTGTCCGCGGCCGAGTCCGCTCCCGCCACCCCCTGTCCGAAGTGTGGGACGCCGATGGTCGTCCGACACGGCCGCTACGGGCGGTACCTCTCCTGCCCGAGCTGCCGGACCACGTCCCCCGTCCCGACCGGGGTCACCTGCCCCCGCTGTGGAGAGGGGGAGCTCGTGGAGCGGTTCGGGAAGCGCTACGGCACCTTCTACGCCTGCTCCCGCTACCCGGACTGCCGGTTCCTCGTTGCCGGGCGTCCGATCGGAGCCTGCCCGACGTGCGGGGGGGGCGTGATCTATGAGGACCCGCGGCGGGGCGTGCGCTGCTCGAACGCTCTTTGCCCTACCCACGAGGACTCCGCCCCGGCCGCGACGAGGCCGAAACAGGGCCCTGCGAAGAAGCGGAAGAGCTAG
- the groL gene encoding chaperonin GroEL (60 kDa chaperone family; promotes refolding of misfolded polypeptides especially under stressful conditions; forms two stacked rings of heptamers to form a barrel-shaped 14mer; ends can be capped by GroES; misfolded proteins enter the barrel where they are refolded when GroES binds), which translates to MAAKEVLFGEEARRKLLSGVEKLASVVRVTLGPRGRHVGIEKKFGSPDIVDDGVTIAEEQEYQDPFENMGAQLVKEVASKTNDVAGDGTTTATVLAHALLKEGFKMVAAGANPMALKRGMEKGVKVVVEELTKMSRKLSTKAETAQVASITAHDPEIGRVIADAMEEVGEAGVITVEDSDTIETYYEVVEGMQFDREYISPYFVTNPKKMEVELENPYILVTDRELKNAMEMIPLLEKVAQTGKPLLIIAKDVTGEALSTLVLNKLKGTLLSCAVKAPGFGDRRKAMLEDIAILTGGVVVAEDAGMEIKNTTLDMLGRAERVRVDHEDTTIIGGKGNPEAIKARIEQIEEQIKGTDSDYDREKLEERKAKLAGGVAVIKVGAATETELEEKKHRMEDALEATKAAVDEGILPGGGVALLRTLKALEKLEKELEGDEKVGVQLLRRAVELPARQLAENAGFEGAVIVEQLKKEKNVIGFDVETEEFRDMFEAGIIDPTKVTRTALQNAASIAGMLLTTEALVAEIKEEKKEAMPTPPPEY; encoded by the coding sequence ATGGCAGCGAAAGAAGTCCTATTCGGAGAAGAAGCGCGTCGCAAGTTGCTCTCGGGGGTCGAAAAGCTCGCGAGCGTGGTGCGCGTCACCCTCGGTCCCCGCGGGCGCCACGTTGGGATCGAGAAGAAGTTCGGGTCCCCCGACATCGTGGACGATGGCGTCACGATCGCTGAGGAGCAGGAGTACCAGGATCCGTTCGAGAACATGGGGGCCCAGCTCGTGAAGGAGGTCGCCTCCAAGACGAACGACGTCGCCGGCGACGGGACGACCACCGCCACGGTCCTCGCCCATGCCCTCCTCAAGGAGGGGTTCAAGATGGTCGCCGCGGGCGCGAACCCGATGGCCCTCAAGCGGGGGATGGAGAAGGGGGTGAAGGTGGTGGTGGAGGAGCTGACGAAGATGTCGCGCAAGCTCTCCACCAAGGCGGAGACGGCCCAGGTCGCCTCGATCACCGCCCACGACCCGGAGATCGGCCGCGTCATCGCCGACGCAATGGAGGAGGTGGGCGAGGCCGGGGTCATCACCGTTGAGGACTCGGACACGATCGAGACCTACTATGAGGTCGTGGAGGGGATGCAGTTCGACCGAGAGTACATCTCCCCCTACTTCGTCACCAACCCCAAGAAGATGGAGGTCGAGCTCGAGAACCCCTACATCCTCGTCACGGATCGTGAGCTGAAGAACGCGATGGAGATGATCCCCCTCTTGGAGAAGGTGGCCCAGACCGGGAAGCCTCTCCTCATCATCGCCAAGGACGTGACTGGCGAGGCGCTATCCACCCTCGTCCTCAACAAGCTCAAGGGCACGCTCCTCTCCTGCGCGGTGAAGGCCCCCGGGTTCGGGGACCGGCGGAAGGCGATGCTTGAAGACATCGCGATCCTCACCGGCGGCGTCGTGGTGGCCGAGGACGCGGGGATGGAGATCAAGAACACCACCCTCGACATGCTCGGCCGGGCGGAGCGGGTCCGCGTGGATCACGAGGACACGACGATCATCGGGGGCAAGGGGAACCCCGAGGCGATCAAGGCCCGCATCGAGCAGATCGAAGAGCAGATCAAGGGCACCGACTCCGACTACGACCGGGAGAAGCTCGAGGAGCGGAAGGCCAAGCTCGCGGGTGGAGTGGCGGTGATCAAGGTCGGGGCGGCCACGGAGACCGAGCTCGAGGAGAAGAAGCACCGCATGGAGGACGCCCTCGAGGCGACGAAGGCCGCGGTGGACGAGGGGATCCTCCCCGGCGGCGGGGTGGCCCTCCTGCGGACCCTCAAGGCGCTCGAGAAGCTCGAGAAGGAGCTCGAAGGCGACGAGAAGGTCGGCGTTCAGCTCTTGCGGAGGGCGGTTGAGCTCCCCGCCCGGCAACTGGCGGAGAACGCCGGGTTCGAGGGAGCGGTGATCGTCGAACAGCTGAAGAAGGAGAAGAACGTGATCGGGTTCGACGTCGAGACCGAGGAGTTCCGCGACATGTTCGAGGCCGGGATCATCGATCCGACCAAGGTCACGCGGACTGCTCTCCAGAACGCGGCTTCGATCGCGGGGATGCTCCTTACGACGGAGGCGCTGGTGGCGGAGATCAAGGAGGAGAAGAAGGAAGCGATGCCCACGCCTCCGCCCGAGTACTAG
- a CDS encoding co-chaperone GroES: protein MKVKPLGNRILVKKIEEEERRTAGGIVLPESVKDEKAVKGEVVALGTGEKFEMKVGDTVLISAYSGTEIRIGEEKHLLVKTTDVLAIVEG from the coding sequence ATGAAGGTAAAGCCTTTGGGGAATCGGATCCTCGTCAAGAAGATCGAGGAGGAAGAGCGCCGTACGGCGGGCGGGATCGTCCTTCCCGAATCGGTGAAGGATGAGAAGGCGGTCAAGGGCGAAGTGGTCGCCCTCGGGACCGGCGAGAAGTTCGAGATGAAGGTCGGGGACACGGTACTGATCTCCGCGTACTCCGGCACGGAGATCCGCATCGGCGAGGAGAAGCACTTGCTCGTCAAGACCACGGACGTCCTCGCGATCGTGGAAGGCTAG
- the ruvB gene encoding Holliday junction branch migration DNA helicase RuvB, with protein MANRITAPERQEGDLTGRTLRPQSLAEFVGQNAIRERLQVYIQAARARGEPLDHVLLLSPPGLGKTTLAYIIAREMGSEIKVSSGPAIERPGDLAAILTHLAPGDVLFLDEIHRLRPPVEEVLYPAMEDYKLDIVVGEGPHARSIRLDLAPFTLVGATTREGLLTTPLRDRFEVVFRLDFYAPEELAEILARAAPRIGCEVDRDAARELALRARGTPRIAIRLLRRARDVAQVTGTSRITAAAARETLTMLGIDELGLDTLDRRILTILVDRFDGGPVGLDTLAAALGEDPDTIADLYEPFLIALGFIRRTPQGRVASERAYAHLGRTPTRLL; from the coding sequence ATGGCCAACCGCATCACCGCCCCCGAGCGCCAGGAGGGCGACCTCACCGGTCGCACCCTGCGGCCCCAATCCCTGGCCGAGTTCGTGGGGCAGAACGCGATCCGGGAGCGGTTGCAGGTGTACATCCAGGCGGCCAGGGCGCGGGGGGAGCCGCTCGACCACGTGCTCCTCCTCTCGCCGCCGGGGCTGGGCAAGACGACGCTCGCCTACATCATCGCCCGGGAGATGGGGAGCGAGATCAAGGTCTCCTCCGGGCCGGCGATCGAACGGCCGGGCGACCTCGCCGCGATCCTCACCCACCTTGCCCCAGGGGACGTGCTGTTCTTGGACGAGATCCACCGCCTGCGGCCCCCCGTAGAAGAGGTCCTCTACCCGGCGATGGAGGACTACAAGCTCGACATCGTGGTCGGAGAGGGCCCCCACGCCCGCTCGATCCGGCTCGACCTGGCGCCGTTCACGTTGGTGGGGGCCACGACGCGGGAGGGCCTCCTCACCACTCCGCTACGGGACCGGTTCGAGGTCGTGTTCCGCCTCGACTTCTACGCCCCGGAGGAGCTGGCGGAGATCCTCGCCCGTGCTGCGCCCCGCATCGGGTGCGAGGTGGACCGCGATGCGGCCAGGGAGCTGGCGCTGCGGGCGCGGGGGACGCCGCGGATCGCGATCCGGCTCCTCCGCCGGGCGCGCGACGTGGCCCAGGTGACCGGCACGAGCCGGATCACCGCCGCCGCGGCCCGGGAGACCCTGACCATGCTCGGGATCGACGAGCTGGGGCTTGACACGTTGGACCGTCGGATCCTCACCATCCTCGTGGACCGCTTCGATGGGGGACCGGTGGGGTTGGACACGCTCGCCGCCGCGCTGGGGGAAGATCCGGATACGATCGCTGACCTCTACGAGCCTTTCCTGATCGCGCTCGGGTTCATCCGCCGCACCCCCCAGGGGCGGGTGGCGAGCGAACGGGCCTACGCCCACCTCGGGCGGACGCCGACCCGTCTCCTCTAG
- a CDS encoding CDP-alcohol phosphatidyltransferase family protein, translating to MAKKKWIPDWLTAARALAAVAILGLVPVGPSALRTVAFLLLLGWTTDMADGRLARRWEKDPTWIGEHEFHIDMLMVLSSAIYLILTGFVPPLPAVLYLLVGAAISLAVLKWSGEFPRFKSVTMILACPWVFLPFVVGLWHDPVVVYAGLIWTTVALIIDWRRFIGVVGEFLSGARAFLRRP from the coding sequence ATGGCCAAGAAGAAGTGGATCCCGGATTGGCTGACGGCGGCGCGCGCGCTGGCGGCGGTGGCGATCCTCGGCCTCGTGCCCGTCGGGCCATCTGCCTTGCGGACGGTGGCCTTCCTCCTCCTCCTCGGGTGGACGACGGACATGGCCGACGGGCGGCTCGCCCGCCGCTGGGAGAAGGACCCGACGTGGATCGGCGAGCACGAGTTCCACATCGACATGCTGATGGTCCTCTCCTCGGCCATCTACCTCATCCTGACGGGCTTCGTCCCCCCGCTCCCGGCGGTGCTGTACCTCCTCGTGGGGGCTGCGATCTCGCTCGCGGTCCTCAAGTGGTCGGGGGAGTTCCCCCGCTTCAAGTCCGTGACGATGATCCTGGCCTGCCCTTGGGTGTTCCTGCCGTTCGTCGTCGGCCTGTGGCACGACCCAGTCGTTGTCTACGCTGGCCTCATCTGGACCACCGTGGCGTTGATCATCGACTGGCGCCGGTTCATCGGGGTGGTGGGGGAGTTCCTCTCCGGAGCGCGGGCGTTCCTCCGCCGGCCCTAG